The Mobula birostris isolate sMobBir1 chromosome 1, sMobBir1.hap1, whole genome shotgun sequence sequence CCCATTTTCTGTGAAATATGTTGAGTTTGTGAAGCTAACAATATTAATGTTGAGTATCAAGATTTTGGGATCTCGTTTGGAAAAAAAATGCAACCAGCCATTTGTTAAAGGTAATTGCTTTCAACATCCGATGCAATAAGTCAATAGCTTCACTGATGTAACTGAGATTAATTCACAACATCCATTGCCATCTTCCAGTGTGCTGGATATAGTGCAAGATCATTTATTGGTTCTCTGTTAAGTAAATACTGCATGCTGAAATTGTCCATTCTATCACTATTGGTTTAGTTTAGTTTGTGGCTAGGGCTTAGTGATTAGATaaggtttctttttttttgtgtatgtgATACTTgggcaatgtgtactttcttggAGATGTCAATGTTGTACATACTTTAAATATTGAAGACAAATCTTGGGCGAACTGACTTGGGcgtcatctgtggagggaaagttGACATTGCAGGGTAATAGCTGGATTTTTGCTTCTTGGATGTAATTGCCTGGCACTCATATGGTGTGAATGACCCCAGGCCTGCATATTGTCCAGGATTTGCATTTGGATGTGGACTGATGCATTTTGTAAGGAGTCTTGAATGGTGTTGAAACACTGCTGCCATCAATGGATATCCCTACTGAGCTTGTGATTGACAGAGGGCCATTGAAGCAGCTAAAGATGTTCAGGGTGTTGGAGTACCATCCTGGGGTATGGTCTTGCGGGTCTTgttctgtggtcttctgcttagAATGCATGTAGTTCTGTGCCGTAGCTTCACCTGGTTAGAAGAATATAAGCTATACCATCCAATGATTTCAAAATTAGTTTTACTCTTGTGATAACTCCTGTAGCTAATACTTTGAATGACTTcaaaaatatcaataagatttTTACCTTAAGTGAGCAACTATGAAAAAGGTTTTGTATTTGAAGTAAAGCTTGGGTCAAACAGCAATAGTGCAGAGATTTTCTCTTGCATTTTCGTTGGAATGGGGGGAAACTTCATGTTTGGTGCTTTATTTGTCTAACCAAGAATTGAGGCAGGGGGAAGAATGAGTCAAGGTTCAAAGGGAACTGGATTTCTAAATGTAAAATGGgcatgttaatataattttgctTCTACCCACCAAGCTTCTTAGTCTGCAAAAGGAAATGTCTCATCTATTGTGCATAGTATTAGTAGCTTTCCCTATGTGCAAACAATGATTGGAAGTTTTAATGTGCTTCCATTTGTCTCATTGTACAGTGTTCTGAACCACTAGAGGCTTTTGCATAATTTTGACCATAATGTGTTGTTATTTTCACATGACTTCACTATTACTGTTAGCTTTtggcattcaaagtaaatttatcatcaaagtacatataatgtgcccatatacaaccctgagaatcattttcttgtgggcatacacactacatccaagAAGTGATAGAATCCATGGAAGTTTGCACCCAATAGGAGgtgcaaacaaccaatgtgcaaaagacagtaaactacaaacataaaaataataaacaataaatattgagtacATGAGATAATTCCTTtaacagtgagtccataggttgtgggaacagttcagtgttaggATGGGTAAAgtttcctctggttcaagagtctgatggttgaggggtaagaactgttcctgaacctagtggtgtgggtcctgaggctcctgtacctcaatgAAGCATCATTTCCATGTAGCATCAGCATCTTGGAAGGTGGATTCACTAAGATTTCATACTGCTTGTGATATTTGTATAAAGTCCACAGGGATTTTGTATGTAGGGATAACAGGACTGACAAgtgttgatttttttccccctcctgtCCTGGTATTTCAATTTCATCCAGATGTCATTGTTTCTTCCCACTCTGATGCCCATTGGCAAATGGTCATATGAATGGAGTTGATCGTATGACTGAAATACAAATGAAAAAGGAACAGAATAGGGCCAGAACTATAAACAGAAGCAAGAGTCCACTGAATGCACTTTCACTCATTGGTGTTCGGCTCACTtgattttctgcagggatcatgtTGGTAAGGTTCAACATATAACCAAGTGACCAGCCTATGCTGTTGTTTTCCACCTGCAACATAGGAAAGTGTATCAGTGGGTGATGATAATACAAGTTTCATTTCTGTAGTGCCCCAAGGTTTCAGAAGACTACATTGATATTCATAGTGTCACTTCTATCTCTAGATTGAATCGTCACAGAGCAGCTATATGTGATATTACCTGGTGGCTTCCAACTTTATAATACACACCATCCTCAATAAACTATTCTTAAGATTATTCATGATTTATAATGTCATTTCATTCACCGGTTCCACATGCACCTGCTCTAGCTTCGGATGAATTGCTTTATTACGTATGAAGTGCAGTGAAAAACTGTTATGCATGTCATCCATGTGTATTTGTATACACAAGAAAAACAACTGCACAACAGTGTCGAGAGTATTGTAGACAGACAGTAAGCTtcaaggtggattgtgaggtcaagcgtCTATCTTGTACTAAGGGGCGATAAGAGTCATAACAGCATGTACTATCTGAGTTTGGTGATAGGTGCTTTCAAGttgtgtcttctgcctgatggagcaACTTGTAATAGTATGGGCATTAAGGACATTTTTTTCCATGATGTTTCAGAGAACTGTTACAAATTAAATTTGGCACCAAGTCGTTTGAGATGTTAGGACAGATAACTTAGTCTAAGGAAGCAAAGATTTACAGGCAACTGGAGATTATGGGCTTCAGTATGATCTATAAGAGAGACTTGAAAGAGCAGAAATCTTGAGCCCAAGTTAAGATCTCTTTAGTGGCCTtcaagttttttaaaattttcattgtaATTTCCAACAGCCCTATAAACCTCCAGTTTCTGAAGAAATACTGTACAAACTAAACTCACCATTGATTAGATCATTCATTGTGGAATTCTTAGGTGTAGATTTCAGATTGTGTGAAAGGATATCAATGTGTCTGCTTAAAAAGTTTAAGAGCTTTGAAGTCCAACCATAGTGCCAGTACGTTGGTTTCTACCTACCAgtttagaaactttttaaattaaCTTGAAATATTTTTTTTGGTGCGATGTAATAACTACCTGATGCAAAATCTGATGCTTGCTGACCAGGGGGTCATTACTGATATCTACTAGTTACCTTTTACAACCACTTCCATTGTAATGAGCTAACCTCTGCATTTTAGTCAGCTAATATACAACTTCTGCCAATCTATCAGGTTAACTGGATTTACAGCTATTACGACTAGGGAAGGAAAAGAGCATCGAGTTGATAACAAACTTATCTAACCTCCTATAGCTAAACGACTATCCATAGGTTCAAGATTATTCAATAAATAAGTCTAAAGGCAAACAAATAATTGTTagtctggatccgatgcagcctTTAAAAACACACTAAAGAACACAATTTTAAAaatgataaatataaatacattataTATGCTTTGATTTTATGCACATAAAGTAAAGGTACAACTGCCTctgcataaggtgactgatgaTAAAATAGTCGGGTGGGTTAGTAGATGGAtgtgttgatcaaccttactgcttggggaaagtctaGTCCTagcgtggatgctatgtagccttgtccctgatgggagtgggacaacctATGAACGGAGTGGGTGGAGTCCTTTATGATAGCTGGCCTTTTTccaacacctttctgtatacagtggcatgcaaaggtttgggaacccctggtcaaaatttctgttactgtgaatagctaagcgagtaaaagatgcactgatttccaaaaggcataaagttaaagaggacacatttctttaatattttaatcaagaaaacttattttatttccatcttttacagtttcaaaataacaaaaaaggaagagGGCCCGAAGgaaaagtttaggcaccctgcatggcagtacttagtaacacccccttcggcagcatcacagcttgtaaatgctctTTGTAGCCAattaagagtctttcagttcttgtttgggggattttcacccattcttctttgcaaaaggcttctagttctgtgagattcttgagccATCTTGAATGCAgtactcttttgaggtctatccacagattctcaatgatgtttaggtcaggggactgtgagggtcatggcaaaaccttcagcttgcgcctcttgaggtagtccattgtggattttgaggtgtgtttaggttcattgtcctgttgtagaagccatcgtcttcatctttggcttttttacagacagtaaaCCCACCCCACTATTTTAtcatcagtcaccttatgcagAGGCAGTTGTACCTTTACTTTATGTGCATAAAATCAATGCATAtataatgtatttatatttaacattttcatgttttttttcctccAAACCTACCTTTGTTCATTGAagtcaaaaagttctattcaaaaggttcaaaggaacatctaaacaagcctgatgcattttggaaacaaatcctatggactgatgaagttgAAATATAACATTTTGgcagcaatgagcaaaggtatgtttggagaaaaagggtgcagaatttcatgaaaagaacccctctccaactgttaagcacgggggtggatcgatcatgctttgggcttgtgttgcagccagttgcACGGGGAATATTCACTGcttgagggaagaatgaattcaattaaataccagcaaattctggaaacaaacatcacaccatctgtaaaaatacCGAAGCGAAaaaaaaagaggatggcttctacaacaggataatgaacctaaacacgcTTCAAAATCTGCAATGGGCTACATCAagagctgaaggttttgccatggccctcacagtcccctgactcaaacatcattgagaatctgtggatagacacaGAACATTATTAATGAGTTTTCTTGATTGCATAGGTTGagtgagatgtgcactcctagGAACTGAAAACTGCTCGAGGTTTCCACTGCTTCGCTGCTGATGTAAGAGGGGTGTGagttcttctgaagtcaataaccatctccttttgtctttttgacattgaggaagaggttatttgcctggatGAACTGCTGAGCTTTTCCAGTGCCTTTGCACGTTCCAgattttccagcagctgcagtctctgctaaacataaattatttatAACTTCAGCCATCTCCTACGGGATTCCATCGTCAGACACAtcattctctctgtctctgtctcagaatcatggagagagTGATCCCCTCATCCCTCCACCAATCCCCTTTCTCCAGATACGCATCCCTGTAGTGAAACAAAGTGTTACGTCTGCCCCTACACCGCCTCCCTTACCACCaccagcccttccaggtgaggcagtctTTCACATGTTAATCTGTTGTTATTTATTGCTCCCACTTCTCTACGTTGATAAGACCAGACACAGGTTGGGTACCCTTGCTTCTTTCCTTTCTTGCACCAACCTctgccctcagcctccactgccagGTCAAGGCTAAATGCAAATTAGAgaaacagcacctcatattccctctgggtgacttccaacctgatggcaagaacactGAATTCTCAGACTAATGGTAACTGCTTCCTTCTCCCCTTTTTCCCCTTCCATTActctctccatctgcccatcacccactgGTTACCTTCTCCACCTCCCTCTCTTTATTCCACGTTCCACTGAACACTCCTACCAGATTTCATTTTCAGCCTTtatcacttccacctatcacctcccagattctgaCATCATTCCCATTCTTGCTTTCTCCCTTTCTCATTTACCTATAatcaccaccaccccccatcACATGGATTTATATATCACATTCCAGCTCTTGCTTCactgtctctcccccccccctgccGCCACCTTATCGTACCAGTTGCCTCTCCcttgtccagatgaaggatctcaacccaaaatattgactttcCATTTTCGTCCTTAGATACTACCTGACCAGCACCTTTGTGTTGCTCTAGACCAGTGGTTCCCTAAGTGGGTGATATCGCCCCTCCCAGAAGCGGTGGGACTTCATAAGAGGGTGATAAAGATAATGAGGGGTTGGGGGTAGACACTTGGGAGTAAGGGGGGACAACTGAGGGATTTGATctgtgcctcataattgattacaatgatcacataatcacctcatctcttgtgAACGCACTATTCTCTTTGACTTCGATCAAAGTTCATTTAAGTTGTTGAAAAGCAAATTGACACTTCTATACTTCGCACATGATGgcaaatctggactgaagaagtTGTTCTATTTCTGGGCCTTTTCACTATTACAGTACAGTGTTAGCTAGTACTATTCCCATACTCGTCATGCAGCGAAGCTCGTATGGCTTTCATCATGCAGTGATACAATTCCTGTTAATTAGGGTAGGGCATTCAAAGGGGTAAAGTTCAAAATCTGCCCTTTCAAATGGTCTTAATGACATTTGAAGGCTCCTTCAACATTTGAAGAGGATAccctctgataaagcaaacaagaacttggcttatttccagtacacttcaaaacatgtttgccagcacttcaAAATGAAACAGTTTGTGTGCTTCATACAACCTTCCATTGCTCATTGTTACATCAGGAAAGCCACATATGATttgagaagaactgattctgccagcagtaaaggagattctgagtacagttttgcataagtcaccagaccaaaCCAAATAATTAAAACGATTCCACTCAGTAACAGCTCTTttcaaagatgaatagatgaaATCTCTGAaaatgtggaagacacattgtgcaacatCTCTAGGAGAACAGTATCTGCTCTGCAATTGGATGCATCACTTTGCTAGGCAGCAAATCTTTACTTTTTGGTTTTGTTCACCTAAGATGAAAACATGGAAAAGGAAGTACTGATCTTGATACAAAATTACTTTTGAGCCAAGGCTGAGATTCAAAAGGTCATATTAAGACTTTTGGTGGCAGAATCTCTGCTAacctgcactgtggaaaaaggtcaagatgttctttattgcctttcccaTATATAGTGGACCATGGTTTCAGTGCAGTCGCCCAACTTCTTTCAAGTCAACGAAACGtactgcaaattactgaacatgGGGATCTAAGACCCCTTCTTAGTGatattcagcctgatgttgagaagttgatatcactgcaccaagcccaccATCTCACTGAAAGGTGGAAaggcaatgaagtagtgaatagttgggCTACTGATGTACTCTATAAAATTGTGGATGAAAATTGTTCTTATTGTAATtataaagaaataatttttagCTTTAAATAGATCTGAATATTTTGCAACAATTTGTCACTGCtctgaatttgcagttcctattttctttcactgtgcattgtAAATCAAAACTCTTGATAGTGTTTATGTAATGGCCAGAAAGGGAGAGTGGTTCACggggatgtggtctgggagccaagggGGCAGTAACCAAAAAAatttgggaaccactgctctagACTTCCAGCATCATATCTTCTGGTGTGGAGGTGCCACTGCGCAGGGCTGGGAAAACcgacagaaagttgtaaactctgccagctccatcacgggcacctgTCTCCCCAGCTTCCAAaataccttcaaaaggcaatgcctgaaaaaggcagcatccagcattaaggaccttcagcgcCCAGGAatgcccccttctcactgctaccatcaggaaggaggtacaggagcctgaaggcacaccctgaatgtttcaggaacagcttcatcccctctatcgtcagatttctgaatggtcaacgaacccatgaacacttcctctatttcttttccctctctttttgtgctacctatttatatatacttttattgtaatttatagttttgtgaatatatgttgcaatgtactgctgcctcaaaacaacaaatttcatgacatatgctggcgatattaaacctgatttcgaTTCTGCACTCTCTTGTTGCACAACTAAACCAGTCCTACGTATTTTTCCATTTTCCATTGTCAATTGTCCAGAAAATATAAATTTGGCACTCAAATCCTGGACTAGAAGTTTTATTATACATCTTCGAGAGTGCACAGGAGATTGATTAAAATAAACAAATTCACTTCAATTACGCCAATAGATCTTGGAACTCTGGTGAATGAAGGAAGAGAAAATCCCACACACCTCAACACATCTGCAAAGTTAATTGAATATGCTACAGGTGCTGCTGTGTGCAGTGAACCATTTCACTCTTGATATTATTCCATTCAATAAGCTCATTGAAACAGTGAGATGAATCTTCCTTCCAAAGTGTCTCAGTAACATGCCCTGATGGTGAGTGAAGATATTTCCCTCCCCTTTCATCAGGGTTAGGATTTGTAGGAATTAAAATCTAAGTCCTATCAAATACATCACAAAAAGCACATAACATCAGTGGAGCTGTAAAATCAATGTTTTTTTGTACTTGCCTGTTTCTGAAAATTAATATTGGTCCAAGTCTGTTCATTAAACTTGTAACCCTCCGTTAGTAGAACAAAGATGTAATAGGCATTGAAACAAAATGCTTTGCGATACAGGTCTGGCACATTTGGCAGTAATTGTTGGACCTGCAAGGTAGAAATTTTAGTTTATATGTAGGCTAATGGTCATGAAGTGCTTTTATATTACATCTATCACTGTCAATTTATATTTGATTTGTTAGATGCGTACCCCATCTCTAAAATGCAGTACTTCAGAAGTGATTTACATAAGCAGTGTGTCATGGGCCATGCCTGTTTGCTTTTCAAATAGGCACACCTTCAGCAACACTCAGCACCTGACATGTGCTTCTCCTGTGTAATAAGTCTACCCAGTAAAGGTATTAAGAATGATCTCTCTCAGTGATACCAAAGCAGACAAGCTCACAGCCACCATGGATTTAAGGCGCTCTGCCGATTTAAGTGAACAAGAAACAGTTTTGAATTACGTCACTTACTTGATTCCAGTTTTTCCTACAGAAAGACTGGACTGTTGAATGGAAGACATCTATGGGAAATGATCCAGTTAAGTTCAAGGCTTCCATTGTATCAtagaaaccagaaaaggcctaGATAAGGAGAAATAAATTCATGACTTGAACAATATGAGGAAATCAAGTTGTGACATTCCATTTAGCTAGTAACCTACCACAAATTTGCCTTGTATCAGTTGATTGATTGGAACAAGACGCTCTCTCCAGACGCCCTTAACGTAGGAAGATTTAAAGTTAAATATTGATAACAACTGCCGGCAGCACTGAATAGGATTTCCAGTCCCAATGAGAGTGATATTATTGTCAGGATTATAGCCCTCTCGTAACTTCGCTCCAATGCATGAACTTCCAAGGACTTCCTCCATTGGGAGGATCATGGTGTAGTGTGAGGGAAGGCAAGGATCTTCAATGGATGATTTAttggcagatttctgggtttaTGAAACATAAGTATGTGAAAATATGTACATGTTTAAGCAGTTATAGATcttataaaaataaaacaaagaactTGTATTTTATAGCACTTTAAGAGATTGAGTTGAACACATAGACACAAAAAAGTGAAAACAAAATTAGCAGCAGTTATTCAGCCCtgtgagtctgttctgccatttcatttgATTAGGATCAGATTTGATATCGCTGACTTGTATtacattttgcagcagcagtacagtgcaaggatgtaaaattactataaactacaaaaataaattgtgcaaaaataaaGAATAACATGGTTGTGCTCAAGGGCTCatcaaccattcagaaatctgatggctgaggggaataAGCCGTTTCTGATTCATTCAGTATGGGTCTTCAGATTCCTGATCCACCCCCCCAAtgatagtaacgagaagagggcatccATCTATCACAATCTGtgccttctgcagcctcttgtgatcccaTGCTTTAGagcttccatatcaggctgtgctGCAAATGATCAGATTCCTATGCAAAAGTAATCTCTGCATTTCTGTCTACCCACAGTGACCTTTCACCAGCTTGCTTATCAACTATCCGTCCATTTCTGCCCTAACAGTACTTAAAAGACTGTCAATACTGAGGGAAAGTAAATGGTCCTATGTGCATTAAATGGGTGACCCTTCATTCTCAAAGTGACCTGCTGTTCTAAATTCTCTCCTTATCCACCCTGCCAAGATACATTGACAGAATGGATGTAGATACCTTCACGcttgaggtacagaagcctgaagtctcactAAACTAGGTTCAATAGCAGCTTCATCCTTTCAAACGTCCAGATCTTGGACCAACTAGTACAACCCTACTCATCTTAAGTTTAGCAACAttgtgaccactttgatcactttgcactaaagtaGACCCGTTTTGTTctaattttgttctttcttttaaaaatcatgtataatttttatttttcttgtgACTGCTGTGTATATGATGCAATGTGCCcataatgctgctgcaagtaagtttttcattgcacatgtGCCTATGACCATCAATTTGACTTTGACTCCAGAACTGGTGCTGTTAAAGTAAGGTCTGCCTTCTCTGGTGAGCAAAAAAGATTCCTTCACAATTTTGAAAGTGTGAGTGAGCTCTTCATGGCCAATTTTTAATATTAATGCATACTGATGAAGAGTCCTGATCTGGTCACTATCAGATTGCTATTACAGGTGCTTGCTCTCTACGTCACAATCAAACTTTCAAACTTATCTATGAAACATTTAGAATGTCCTACTGTGTTGAAAGATGTTTTAGATGTGTGAGCCTTTAATGGTTTTGAAACACTGAAAAACACTTGCAGCTAGTCTGAACTCTTAGCAGTTTTACCTGAATGAGATTTGCCCAATAAATGTTCTCAGCTTCATCTCGTCCATAACAGCCCAGGCTTTCAATGTAGACATCATATTTGTTGTTATACAGTGTGATTTCTGTAATCTCGTACTTGTGTGAACGCATCTCGGGGACAAATGCTATTTCTGTCGAAGCCCCACCCAGATCCAGGGTACCTTTCGTCTTTATAGTGAGAGGTCGATTTAATTGTTTCCAAATACGTCTCTGCCAAGGGATTTGGGTGAGAAAACAGACGAGCATTAATAATGTTGGGCGGAGACAATGACAAATTGCAATTATATGGTGATAACGCAAAGTGTTTCTGTAATGCCCCAAGATGTGCAAACAAACAAAATTTGGCACTGAGCCACATTAGCATAGGGGAGCAGTTTGTCTAGCTGTTAGGTAGCTCTTTATAAATAGCACAAGGAAAAGTTGGAAGCTTTGCTTCATCTCAGAAAAGGGGTCCTAACTTCAAGCCACACTCCTGGGACTTGCACATGTAAATTGTGGTACAAGGGAAATGCTACAATATTTGTACATACAGTAACATCCTTTGGATATAATGTTTAACAGAGGTCCGAGCTCCTCTCACAAACATAAAAGATCCCAAAGCAGCATAATAAAGAAGATCACCGAGACTCTCCCTTGCATTGTAGTTTGTATTCATTGCTAACTTGACCCTCAAGCAGATCCACTGGTGATGAAGACCGTCCCATTTAGCTAACTGTATGCTTGTCAATAATATCCATGTTGTAACCATGCATTATTATTGGCTGCATGAGCTTCCGGGATACGATGGGCCATGTCTATAAGCAACTTGGTTTTCAAAATGGCACACCCTAAGCAAGAATCTCCATAAGACATAAGTGTGTCTTGTTCTGTGTAATAACTTTATCCAGTCAAGACAT is a genomic window containing:
- the entpd3 gene encoding ectonucleoside triphosphate diphosphohydrolase 3, which codes for MELKKPILAAIIILLSSVVAIMVIAIMHLKNHTIPAGLKYGIVFDAGASSTTVYVYNWPAEKENNTGVVSEKYKCKIEGSAISDFDHNPAEAASSLEQCLNKTIEEIPAEKHKATPLYFGASAGMRLLRTQNSSASTMILSAIENYLRSSPFDFKGAQIISGKEEGAYGWITANYLLGNFGQRRIWKQLNRPLTIKTKGTLDLGGASTEIAFVPEMRSHKYEITEITLYNNKYDVYIESLGCYGRDEAENIYWANLIQKSANKSSIEDPCLPSHYTMILPMEEVLGSSCIGAKLREGYNPDNNITLIGTGNPIQCCRQLLSIFNFKSSYVKGVWRERLVPINQLIQGKFVAFSGFYDTMEALNLTGSFPIDVFHSTVQSFCRKNWNQVQQLLPNVPDLYRKAFCFNAYYIFVLLTEGYKFNEQTWTNINFQKQVENNSIGWSLGYMLNLTNMIPAENQVSRTPMSESAFSGLLLLFIVLALFCSFFICISVIRSTPFI